From the Clostridiales bacterium FE2011 genome, one window contains:
- a CDS encoding FRG domain-containing protein produces MIQEIRITTLEDLMPLLSEQDYRPELKRNRSGFLYRGMPDSEYKMATSLSRCCKEKQKTLEPAILNNFAKYAVREDPTVARNVWYQMITGQHNGLPTRLLDWTHSALVALHFAMTEECLEEMDAHDCVVWRIDMNEQIEHLPEKYRLAIGREQTTLFSVEMLTKITDSLYQYDEDMGDRSMVIIEPPSTNDRIIMQYSFFSVIPMGMTDIEAFLDAYTQHTVKYVIDRQLRWRVRDMLDSLNISERLLYPGLEGLSKWIARHYYVK; encoded by the coding sequence ATGATTCAGGAGATTAGAATTACGACACTGGAAGACCTGATGCCGCTGCTTTCTGAACAGGATTACAGACCGGAACTGAAACGGAACCGGTCCGGTTTTCTGTACCGGGGAATGCCGGATTCCGAGTACAAAATGGCGACCAGCCTGAGCCGCTGCTGCAAGGAAAAACAGAAAACGCTGGAACCGGCTATCCTGAACAATTTTGCCAAATATGCTGTACGGGAGGATCCTACGGTAGCCCGGAACGTCTGGTACCAGATGATTACCGGACAGCACAACGGCCTGCCGACAAGGCTGCTGGACTGGACCCATTCCGCACTGGTGGCGCTGCATTTCGCCATGACAGAAGAATGCCTGGAGGAAATGGACGCCCATGACTGCGTGGTATGGCGGATTGACATGAATGAGCAGATTGAACACCTGCCGGAGAAGTACAGGCTGGCCATCGGGCGGGAACAGACGACGCTGTTCTCCGTGGAGATGCTGACGAAGATTACGGACAGCCTGTACCAGTATGACGAAGATATGGGAGACCGGTCCATGGTCATTATCGAACCGCCGAGCACGAATGACCGGATCATCATGCAGTATTCCTTCTTCTCGGTGATCCCGATGGGCATGACAGACATTGAGGCATTCCTGGACGCATATACGCAGCATACGGTCAAATATGTGATTGACCGGCAGTTGCGGTGGCGGGTGCGGGATATGCTGGACAGCCTGAACATCAGCGAGCGGCTGCTGTATCCCGGACTGGAAGGACTGAGTAAATGGATCGCGCGGCATTATTATGTGAAATGA
- a CDS encoding CotH kinase family protein — protein MKIKQGVGIVICLFLFAAVLGFASAARADVIINEVMASNGYYENGHAWDWVELYNDGDSTENLSGWGFTDSKKDLFKFTFPEGTKIKAGEYLTLWCTGTENKTPGKGDTFYADFKISSSGETLRLTDRDEEEVQKLKMPEQYGNVSYGLPSGGGEYGFFENPTRGKKNEAEAFSGRLQEPEIITAAGFYEGGVTVEVRGEDGTELYYTTDGETPTKKSKPFPAEGLKLKKTTPLRVKAFRKNAVSSPVAGATYFIDDAPKTAIVSLISDDKYLFSKKTGMLVKGTGSVPNYSKGYEYPVHIEYFNSDGKQEISQTGTMTCSGHSARINSQKSIALYARKAWGADQFAFNPFPTRDYAGYKSLLLRAANSDTYATRLRDIVASSLAEGQDILYQDHEVIQVYINGRYWGHYNLREKINKYFVAAYEGVTEEADIDNIDILARTGTDEFLQNGDNKDWLELCDFCKKNDLNKPENLSWLEERLDIDNMFTHAAYEIILGNVDFTNVRVYRVPGGKWKYLLFDVEACWRNLDPTPIEYYIKPLNAKIQGFRHEPLNALFKVPEMKARFLNRVSELLAGVFRWDNVEKHFDDVIDVLKPILPRHIERWKNMKMENWKKNIHATKYYARVRPKKIPEMLKKAMKLTNAEVEEYFGETLKLLEETNKKPEE, from the coding sequence ATGAAGATCAAACAAGGGGTGGGCATTGTCATCTGTCTGTTTTTATTTGCAGCTGTTCTGGGATTTGCCAGCGCAGCACGGGCGGATGTGATCATCAATGAGGTGATGGCCTCCAACGGATATTATGAGAACGGACATGCCTGGGACTGGGTGGAACTGTATAACGACGGAGACAGCACGGAAAATCTTTCCGGCTGGGGTTTTACAGACAGCAAGAAGGATCTGTTCAAGTTTACGTTTCCGGAAGGAACAAAAATCAAGGCGGGAGAATACCTGACCCTCTGGTGTACCGGGACGGAAAACAAAACACCCGGCAAGGGGGATACCTTCTACGCTGATTTCAAGATTTCTTCCAGCGGGGAGACGCTGAGGCTGACGGATCGGGACGAGGAGGAAGTCCAGAAGCTGAAAATGCCGGAGCAGTACGGCAACGTCAGCTACGGACTGCCGTCCGGGGGCGGGGAGTACGGATTCTTTGAAAACCCGACCCGGGGGAAAAAGAATGAAGCGGAAGCTTTTTCCGGGCGGCTGCAGGAGCCGGAGATTATCACGGCTGCCGGATTCTATGAAGGCGGCGTGACAGTGGAAGTCCGGGGAGAAGACGGGACAGAGCTTTACTACACCACGGACGGAGAAACCCCAACGAAAAAGAGCAAACCTTTCCCGGCAGAGGGACTGAAACTGAAAAAAACCACCCCTCTGCGGGTGAAAGCCTTCCGGAAGAACGCGGTGTCGTCACCGGTTGCCGGGGCTACCTATTTTATTGATGACGCGCCTAAAACCGCAATTGTATCCCTGATTTCAGACGACAAATACCTGTTCAGCAAAAAGACGGGTATGCTGGTAAAGGGAACAGGCAGCGTGCCCAATTATTCCAAGGGGTATGAGTATCCGGTCCATATTGAATATTTCAACAGTGACGGAAAGCAGGAGATCAGCCAGACGGGGACGATGACCTGCTCCGGACACAGCGCACGGATCAACAGCCAGAAGAGTATTGCCCTGTATGCCCGGAAAGCCTGGGGAGCGGATCAGTTTGCATTCAATCCTTTCCCGACGAGGGACTATGCGGGATACAAGAGCCTGCTCCTGCGGGCGGCCAACAGCGATACCTACGCGACGCGGCTGCGGGATATTGTCGCCAGCAGCCTGGCGGAGGGACAGGACATCCTGTACCAGGATCATGAGGTGATCCAGGTCTATATCAACGGCCGGTACTGGGGGCACTACAACCTGCGGGAAAAGATCAACAAATACTTTGTTGCGGCTTATGAAGGTGTGACAGAGGAAGCGGATATCGACAATATTGATATCCTGGCGCGAACAGGGACGGACGAATTCCTGCAGAACGGGGATAACAAGGACTGGCTTGAACTGTGTGACTTCTGCAAAAAGAACGACCTGAACAAACCGGAGAACCTGTCCTGGCTGGAGGAACGGCTGGATATTGACAATATGTTCACCCATGCCGCCTACGAGATTATCCTGGGCAATGTGGACTTTACAAACGTCCGGGTGTACCGGGTGCCCGGCGGCAAATGGAAATACCTGCTCTTTGACGTGGAGGCCTGCTGGCGGAACCTTGATCCCACACCGATTGAATACTATATCAAACCCCTGAATGCCAAAATCCAGGGCTTCCGCCATGAACCGCTGAACGCACTGTTCAAGGTGCCGGAAATGAAGGCACGTTTCCTGAACAGAGTAAGCGAACTGCTGGCCGGGGTGTTCCGCTGGGACAACGTGGAAAAGCATTTTGACGATGTGATCGACGTGCTTAAGCCGATTCTTCCGAGACACATAGAGCGCTGGAAGAATATGAAGATGGAAAACTGGAAAAAGAATATTCATGCCACAAAGTACTATGCCAGGGTGAGACCGAAGAAGATCCCGGAGATGCTGAAGAAAGCCATGAAGCTGACGAACGCGGAAGTGGAAGAGTATTTCGGTGAGACGCTGAAGCTGCTGGAAGAAACGAATAAGAAGCCGGAAGAGTGA
- a CDS encoding HAD hydrolase-like protein encodes MKYPCLVLDHDDTTVNSTATVHYPCFVEYMEKYFPNVHLTLEEYFRYNFDPGVIELFTNICGMTWEQMMDEEEYWKEYVKHHIPKAYPGIREILLEQKRRGGKICVVSHSFADYIRRDYRENNLPEPDLIFGWECPPEQRKPSVYPLEQIMKNYGLKPEELLVVDDLKPGYDMAKAAGVPFAAAGWANDIPQIETFMKTNCGLYFKTVDELHRYLFD; translated from the coding sequence CTGAAATATCCCTGCCTGGTGCTGGATCATGACGATACCACGGTGAATTCCACCGCGACGGTTCATTATCCCTGCTTTGTCGAGTACATGGAAAAATACTTTCCGAATGTCCACCTGACGCTGGAGGAATACTTCCGGTACAACTTTGACCCGGGCGTGATCGAGCTGTTCACAAACATCTGTGGGATGACCTGGGAGCAGATGATGGATGAGGAAGAATATTGGAAGGAATATGTGAAGCATCATATTCCCAAAGCCTATCCCGGCATCCGGGAGATCCTGCTGGAGCAGAAGAGAAGGGGCGGGAAGATCTGCGTAGTGAGCCATTCCTTCGCAGACTATATCAGGCGGGATTACCGGGAAAACAACCTGCCGGAACCGGATCTGATCTTCGGTTGGGAATGCCCGCCGGAACAGCGTAAGCCGTCCGTTTATCCGCTGGAACAGATCATGAAAAATTACGGATTGAAACCGGAAGAACTACTGGTTGTGGATGACCTGAAGCCCGGCTATGACATGGCAAAGGCAGCCGGCGTTCCTTTCGCCGCAGCCGGATGGGCCAACGATATTCCACAGATTGAAACCTTCATGAAAACAAACTGCGGTCTCTATTTCAAAACGGTGGATGAACTGCACAGATACCTGTTCGACTGA
- a CDS encoding sugar ABC transporter substrate-binding protein translates to MKKIIALVLALSMVLGLVGAVHAEDKIKIGISIWSSTDTLGSECKRLIDAAADALGVETQWVDQAHISEQVTASAETLAMADCDGIIICNSASAEMGSVIKTCDENEVYVAQFFRVINEEANPDEYAQAKASKYYVGAVHESEFDNGKTLVTILGNKGCRKIGLEGWEPGDATFLGRWEGYKAGVEEWNAAHADDQIELLEPQYGRTTTDTGRQTAEAIIDANPDIDALIVAGGGGDTLLGAIAGIEAKGLTGKIAVVSTDFLPDLDAKLESGAMAAESGGHYADPFFAFLMVYNAIKGNYATSEDGFYDMVFPYMFVDSPESYANYAAYFTGDQLPYTADEIKALAELSYDDLAAACAGLSVEDVVARHAK, encoded by the coding sequence ATGAAAAAGATCATTGCTCTCGTACTCGCACTGTCAATGGTGCTCGGCCTCGTCGGCGCCGTTCATGCGGAAGACAAAATCAAGATCGGTATCTCCATCTGGAGTTCCACTGACACCCTGGGCAGCGAATGCAAGCGCCTGATTGACGCCGCTGCCGACGCGCTGGGCGTTGAAACCCAGTGGGTTGACCAGGCTCACATCTCTGAGCAGGTGACTGCTTCCGCCGAAACCCTGGCGATGGCTGACTGCGATGGTATCATCATCTGCAACTCCGCCTCCGCTGAAATGGGCTCTGTTATCAAGACCTGCGATGAGAACGAAGTGTATGTCGCCCAGTTCTTCCGCGTCATCAACGAAGAAGCCAACCCCGATGAATATGCTCAGGCCAAGGCTTCCAAGTACTATGTGGGCGCTGTGCATGAATCTGAATTCGACAATGGCAAAACCCTCGTGACCATCCTGGGCAACAAGGGCTGCCGCAAGATCGGCCTGGAAGGCTGGGAACCCGGCGATGCTACGTTCCTGGGCCGCTGGGAAGGCTACAAGGCCGGCGTTGAAGAGTGGAATGCCGCTCACGCTGATGATCAGATCGAACTGCTTGAGCCGCAGTACGGCCGTACCACCACTGACACCGGCCGCCAGACCGCTGAAGCTATCATCGACGCCAATCCCGACATCGACGCTCTGATCGTTGCCGGCGGCGGCGGAGACACCCTGCTGGGCGCTATCGCCGGTATCGAAGCCAAGGGCCTGACCGGCAAGATCGCTGTGGTTTCCACCGACTTCCTGCCTGACCTGGACGCCAAGCTCGAAAGCGGCGCGATGGCTGCCGAATCCGGCGGACACTATGCTGACCCCTTCTTCGCCTTCCTGATGGTCTACAATGCCATCAAGGGCAACTATGCCACCAGCGAAGATGGTTTCTATGACATGGTATTCCCCTACATGTTCGTTGACTCTCCCGAAAGCTACGCCAACTATGCCGCGTACTTCACCGGAGACCAGCTGCCCTACACCGCTGACGAAATCAAGGCTCTGGCTGAGCTGTCCTACGACGACCTGGCTGCCGCCTGCGCCGGACTGTCTGTTGAAGACGTCGTGGCCCGTCACGCGAAATAA
- a CDS encoding ABC transporter permease, with product MPTKLQKLKGTKAYGVMMLAAMVLFFYAVFKILTPDNFGSPANLYSYLQSSIIYSVGGCGLYFIVVMGLFDFAVGSNIVLSSIVGVILSQHFGYIGFVVGCLGCGTLIGLLIGTLYNQLNVPSMIVTVGLMLIFECVAVIVAGGVKQTLAPELRFFSGAPGNIILAGLAFGLMYFILNYTKIGTYCNAIGSNEFTAKNMGISVKKYKLIGFMLLHFFVGIMAILTVSYGTTMTALTGMSTMSRNFQPLMGTFFGVAFKKYGMPITAIVVGEFIIAMIFSGFVALGAPTTIQNVVTGAALLIIVALTARGSRGSVVK from the coding sequence ATGCCCACCAAACTGCAGAAGCTGAAGGGAACAAAAGCTTACGGCGTCATGATGCTGGCGGCGATGGTTTTGTTTTTCTACGCTGTATTCAAGATCCTGACACCGGATAATTTCGGTTCCCCCGCCAATCTTTACTCTTATCTGCAATCGTCCATCATCTATTCAGTCGGCGGCTGCGGCCTGTATTTCATCGTGGTCATGGGCCTGTTTGACTTCGCAGTCGGTTCCAATATCGTACTGTCTTCCATTGTGGGCGTGATCCTGTCACAGCACTTCGGCTATATCGGCTTTGTGGTCGGATGCCTGGGATGCGGTACGCTGATCGGCCTGCTGATCGGAACGCTGTACAACCAGCTGAATGTGCCTTCCATGATTGTTACGGTGGGTCTGATGCTGATCTTCGAGTGTGTGGCTGTGATTGTGGCCGGCGGCGTAAAGCAGACGCTGGCGCCGGAACTGCGCTTCTTCAGCGGCGCACCCGGAAACATCATCCTGGCCGGACTGGCCTTCGGACTGATGTATTTCATCCTGAACTATACCAAGATCGGTACCTATTGCAACGCGATCGGCTCCAATGAGTTCACCGCGAAGAACATGGGTATCAGCGTGAAGAAGTACAAGCTGATCGGCTTTATGCTGCTTCACTTCTTCGTCGGGATCATGGCAATCCTGACGGTCTCTTACGGCACGACAATGACGGCATTGACCGGCATGAGCACCATGAGCCGTAACTTCCAGCCGCTGATGGGAACTTTCTTCGGCGTAGCGTTCAAAAAATACGGTATGCCGATTACCGCCATTGTGGTGGGTGAGTTCATCATCGCCATGATTTTCAGCGGCTTTGTGGCGCTGGGCGCACCGACCACCATCCAGAATGTGGTGACAGGCGCGGCGCTGCTGATTATCGTTGCCCTGACTGCCCGCGGCAGCAGAGGCAGCGTCGTAAAGTGA
- a CDS encoding sugar ABC transporter ATP-binding protein gives MEKKTILVAEHIDKRFGITHAVNDVSLTVAAGEVRGLIGENGSGKSTFCQMLCGIYSIGGGTFTLDGKELNIRNQVDANNAGIAIIVQEMGTLSGLTVAENIYLGHEEPFMHKGIKDTRAMNREAQKLLDEYGFGRIKAGVMIDHYNFEDRKLVEIVKATYMKPKILVIDETTTALSQNGRLELYKIMDAVRADGRTVIFISHDLGEVLARTDTVSVLRDGEYIDTVVSSEVTEDDLKRLMVGREIGSAYYRTDFGQPVSDETVLSVRNVTVNGELEDVSFDLHKGEILGFGGLSECGMHEIGKAVFGASWNREGTVTLADGTEINDIPTAIKKSIAYASKDRDNESIILNESIRNNVVLPSLEDLSNHGLLNGRKMTRFANEQAKNMQTKMQNVNQFVSDLSGGNKQKVVLARWLGKGSQILVLDSPTRGIDVKVKQAIYALMAELKEQGRSIIMISEEIPELLGMSDRILVMKDGRINGEFQRDPDLNEEALIAKMV, from the coding sequence ATGGAAAAGAAGACAATTCTCGTTGCCGAGCACATTGATAAGCGCTTCGGTATTACGCATGCCGTGAATGACGTATCCCTGACAGTGGCCGCAGGCGAGGTCCGGGGTCTGATCGGGGAGAACGGATCCGGCAAGAGCACCTTCTGCCAGATGCTGTGCGGGATCTACTCCATCGGCGGAGGCACCTTCACGCTGGACGGGAAGGAACTGAATATCCGCAATCAGGTGGATGCCAACAATGCAGGAATTGCGATCATCGTTCAGGAAATGGGCACGCTGTCCGGCCTGACGGTGGCTGAAAATATCTATCTGGGGCATGAAGAACCTTTCATGCACAAGGGAATCAAAGATACCCGCGCTATGAACCGGGAAGCACAGAAGCTGCTGGATGAATACGGCTTCGGACGGATCAAGGCGGGTGTGATGATAGACCACTACAACTTTGAAGACCGCAAGCTGGTGGAAATTGTCAAGGCAACCTATATGAAGCCCAAGATCCTGGTCATTGACGAGACGACGACGGCACTGAGCCAGAACGGCCGTCTGGAACTGTACAAGATTATGGACGCTGTCCGGGCGGACGGCCGCACAGTCATCTTTATCAGCCATGACCTGGGCGAGGTGCTGGCCCGTACAGACACGGTATCCGTGCTGCGGGACGGCGAGTATATTGATACCGTGGTTTCCTCGGAAGTCACAGAGGATGACCTGAAGCGCCTGATGGTGGGCCGGGAAATCGGTTCCGCCTATTACCGGACAGACTTCGGACAGCCGGTATCTGACGAGACCGTGCTTTCCGTGAGGAATGTGACGGTGAACGGTGAACTGGAAGACGTGTCTTTTGACCTGCATAAGGGAGAGATCCTTGGCTTCGGCGGTTTGTCCGAATGCGGCATGCACGAGATCGGCAAGGCGGTTTTCGGAGCCTCCTGGAACCGGGAGGGTACGGTGACACTGGCGGATGGAACGGAAATCAACGACATTCCCACAGCCATTAAAAAGTCCATTGCCTATGCGTCCAAGGACAGGGACAATGAGTCCATTATCCTGAATGAATCCATCCGCAACAACGTGGTCCTGCCTTCCCTGGAGGACCTGTCCAACCATGGCCTGCTGAATGGACGGAAAATGACGCGCTTCGCGAATGAACAGGCGAAGAACATGCAGACCAAAATGCAGAACGTGAACCAGTTTGTTTCCGATCTGTCCGGCGGCAACAAGCAGAAGGTTGTGCTGGCCCGATGGCTGGGCAAAGGCAGCCAGATCCTGGTACTGGATTCCCCGACCCGCGGTATTGACGTGAAGGTAAAACAGGCAATATACGCACTGATGGCGGAACTGAAGGAACAGGGAAGATCCATCATCATGATCAGCGAAGAGATTCCGGAACTGCTGGGTATGTCGGACCGGATCCTCGTCATGAAGGACGGCAGGATCAACGGTGAATTCCAGCGGGATCCGGATCTGAATGAAGAAGCGCTGATTGCGAAGATGGTGTAA
- a CDS encoding ABC transporter permease, with product MDKNKVEKNEQSKLHAFLTGDRLKALLPLIGFVVILLVMHIMTNGKILTPKKMRLLLSQIYYPTIVATGVFFIMTLGSIDFTEGSTLGVASIVVSALSFYSIPLAIVGGILTGALIGAVNGFFHVKFRLPSFIVTICTMYLFRGVCAYFTTETAVPASNAIKALDQDWLKITITLAVLVIAFFLFKFTRIGNDVKAVGSGETAARFSGVRTARVKFLAFVSAGALTGLAAFVNVIKVGSITATAGNQLETQILISLVLGGLPITGGAKVRFSNIVIGTLMYAVLNSGLSILGYEPQVQQLIKGIVFLVFVALTIDRKALKVIK from the coding sequence ATGGACAAGAACAAAGTGGAAAAGAATGAACAATCCAAACTTCACGCTTTCCTGACAGGCGACCGCCTGAAAGCGCTGCTTCCGCTGATCGGCTTTGTGGTGATCCTGCTGGTCATGCATATCATGACAAACGGAAAGATCCTGACGCCGAAGAAGATGCGGCTGCTGCTGTCACAGATTTATTACCCGACAATCGTGGCGACCGGTGTGTTCTTTATCATGACACTGGGGTCCATCGACTTTACGGAAGGTTCCACGCTGGGCGTGGCTTCCATCGTGGTCAGCGCACTGTCCTTCTACAGCATCCCGCTGGCGATTGTCGGCGGTATCCTGACCGGTGCGCTCATCGGTGCTGTGAACGGATTCTTCCATGTGAAGTTCAGATTGCCGAGCTTCATTGTTACCATTTGTACTATGTACCTGTTCCGCGGTGTCTGCGCATATTTCACGACAGAAACCGCTGTGCCCGCAAGCAACGCCATCAAGGCGCTGGATCAGGATTGGCTGAAGATTACCATTACCCTGGCAGTGCTGGTGATCGCCTTCTTCCTGTTTAAGTTTACCCGGATCGGCAACGATGTGAAGGCTGTCGGCTCCGGTGAAACCGCAGCCCGGTTCTCCGGTGTGCGGACCGCCCGGGTGAAGTTCCTGGCTTTTGTGAGTGCCGGTGCGCTGACCGGCCTGGCCGCTTTCGTCAACGTAATCAAAGTCGGTTCCATCACCGCAACAGCAGGCAACCAGCTGGAAACGCAGATCCTGATCTCCCTGGTGCTGGGCGGCCTGCCGATTACAGGCGGCGCAAAAGTGCGCTTCTCCAACATCGTGATCGGTACGCTGATGTATGCGGTACTCAACAGCGGCCTGTCCATTCTCGGTTATGAGCCGCAGGTGCAGCAGCTGATCAAGGGTATCGTGTTCCTGGTATTTGTTGCACTGACCATCGACCGCAAGGCACTGAAGGTCATTAAGTAA
- a CDS encoding galactose ABC transporter substrate-binding protein, producing MKKTLAILLAAILVLSCFSFASAEAKTYKVGVSIYQYTDNFMTLYRNEIEAYFKTLETDDVKYEITMADGKNDMAEQTNQIRNFITQGMDVIILNLVQTSSADAVIDEIVAAGIPLVLINREPLAYDADGNTLDEKYEGILNNAQVCYVGADARQSGTYQGEMIAALDNKGDINGDGKVSYIMIEGDPENIDAQYRTEFSVKALTDAGIEVECLDDQVGNWDQTKGQELCANALSKYGDKVEVVFCNNDGMALGAHTAIVAAGRKVGEDIYLVGVDALPEAIDLIKEGNMTGTVLNDHIGQSHAAVDVAVQLLNGEEIQNYYWVNYVKVDKAYAEANY from the coding sequence ATGAAGAAGACCCTTGCTATCCTGTTGGCTGCTATCCTGGTGCTGAGCTGCTTCAGCTTCGCTTCCGCGGAAGCCAAGACCTACAAAGTCGGCGTATCCATCTATCAGTACACTGACAACTTTATGACCCTGTACCGGAATGAAATCGAAGCGTACTTCAAGACCCTCGAAACCGACGACGTGAAGTATGAAATCACCATGGCGGACGGCAAGAACGACATGGCTGAACAGACCAACCAGATCCGTAACTTCATTACCCAGGGCATGGACGTGATCATCCTGAACCTGGTGCAGACTTCTTCCGCTGACGCTGTCATCGATGAAATCGTGGCGGCTGGTATCCCGCTGGTGCTGATCAACCGTGAGCCCCTGGCTTATGACGCTGACGGCAACACGCTGGATGAGAAGTACGAAGGCATCCTGAACAACGCCCAGGTTTGCTACGTCGGCGCTGACGCCCGTCAGTCCGGTACCTACCAGGGTGAAATGATCGCCGCTCTGGACAATAAGGGCGACATCAACGGCGACGGAAAAGTTTCCTACATCATGATCGAAGGCGACCCGGAAAACATCGACGCTCAGTATCGTACCGAGTTCTCTGTGAAGGCGCTGACCGATGCCGGTATCGAAGTGGAATGCCTGGACGACCAGGTGGGCAACTGGGATCAGACCAAGGGGCAGGAACTGTGCGCGAACGCGCTGAGCAAGTACGGCGACAAGGTTGAAGTTGTGTTCTGCAACAACGACGGTATGGCGCTGGGCGCCCACACCGCCATTGTGGCCGCCGGCCGCAAAGTGGGCGAGGACATCTACCTGGTAGGCGTTGACGCTCTGCCCGAAGCGATCGACCTGATCAAGGAAGGCAACATGACCGGTACCGTGCTGAACGACCACATCGGCCAGAGCCATGCAGCGGTTGACGTTGCTGTGCAGCTGCTGAACGGCGAAGAAATCCAGAACTACTACTGGGTTAACTACGTGAAGGTCGACAAGGCCTATGCGGAAGCTAACTATTGA
- a CDS encoding sugar ABC transporter ATP-binding protein, producing MSEYVLEMTGVSKSFPGVKALDNVQLKLRPGKVHALMGENGAGKSTLMKCMFGIYKMDEGQILMDGEPVTISDPMDALKKGIAMVHQELQPIPARTVGENIFLGRYPMKKALGFIPMVDHAKMYADTEDLLKKVRMHFDPKQKVGELSVSQMQSVEIAKAVSANCRVLILDEPTSSLTANEVEALFRIIEDLKAENVAIVYISHKMDEILRIADEVSIMRDGKYIGTWEASELTTDKIITLMVGRELTNLYPKRENVPGEVVFEVKDFTSINPRSFRNVSFQLRKGEILGVGGLVGAQRTELMEGLFGIRSHTTGQIFYKGKELTINRPKDAIDQGIAMLTEDRRGSGIMGVLSVADNISISSLNQYLDHGYFINGKKVEQLVQDNVKKMNIKTPSSKTLIKSLSGGNQQKVLVGRWLANNPDVLILDEPTRGIDVGAKYEIYCIIAELAKEGKSIIMISSEMGELIGMSDRIMVMCDGRVTGFVDGGQVTQESIMTYATQFQ from the coding sequence ATGTCCGAATACGTACTGGAAATGACAGGCGTCAGCAAGTCTTTCCCGGGCGTTAAGGCGCTGGACAATGTGCAGCTGAAGCTCCGGCCCGGCAAGGTACACGCCCTGATGGGCGAGAATGGCGCCGGCAAATCCACCCTGATGAAGTGTATGTTCGGAATCTACAAGATGGATGAAGGACAGATCCTGATGGACGGGGAGCCTGTGACGATCAGCGACCCCATGGACGCCCTGAAAAAGGGGATTGCCATGGTGCATCAGGAACTCCAGCCGATTCCCGCCCGGACGGTCGGGGAAAACATTTTCCTCGGACGGTATCCCATGAAAAAGGCTCTGGGCTTCATTCCGATGGTGGATCATGCCAAGATGTACGCCGATACGGAGGACCTGCTGAAGAAGGTCAGGATGCACTTTGACCCGAAGCAGAAGGTGGGCGAGCTGAGCGTTTCCCAGATGCAGTCTGTGGAAATCGCAAAGGCGGTATCGGCCAACTGCCGGGTGCTGATCCTGGATGAGCCGACCTCTTCCCTGACAGCCAATGAGGTGGAGGCTCTATTCCGGATCATTGAAGACCTGAAGGCTGAAAATGTTGCCATCGTATATATCTCCCACAAGATGGATGAGATTCTCCGCATTGCGGATGAAGTCAGCATCATGCGGGACGGCAAATACATCGGTACCTGGGAAGCCAGCGAACTGACCACGGACAAGATCATTACCCTGATGGTGGGCCGGGAACTGACGAACCTGTATCCGAAACGGGAGAACGTTCCCGGGGAAGTGGTATTTGAGGTGAAGGATTTTACCTCCATCAATCCGCGGTCCTTCCGGAATGTCAGCTTCCAGCTGCGCAAAGGCGAAATCCTGGGTGTAGGCGGCCTGGTGGGTGCCCAGCGGACAGAGCTGATGGAAGGCCTGTTCGGAATCCGTTCCCACACTACCGGCCAGATTTTCTATAAAGGGAAAGAACTGACGATCAACCGGCCGAAGGACGCCATTGACCAGGGAATTGCGATGCTGACGGAGGACCGGCGCGGAAGCGGAATCATGGGTGTCCTGAGCGTGGCGGATAATATTTCCATCTCCTCACTGAACCAGTACCTGGATCACGGATACTTTATCAACGGTAAAAAGGTGGAACAGCTGGTCCAGGACAACGTGAAGAAGATGAATATCAAAACCCCGTCGTCCAAAACGCTGATCAAATCCCTTTCCGGCGGCAACCAGCAGAAAGTGCTGGTAGGACGCTGGCTGGCAAACAATCCGGACGTGCTGATCCTGGATGAGCCGACCCGCGGTATCGACGTCGGTGCCAAATACGAAATCTACTGCATTATCGCGGAACTGGCCAAGGAAGGAAAGAGCATCATCATGATTTCTTCCGAGATGGGCGAACTGATCGGCATGTCGGACCGGATCATGGTCATGTGTGACGGCCGGGTAACCGGTTTTGTGGACGGAGGTCAGGTTACGCAGGAAAGTATCATGACTTACGCGACGCAGTTTCAATAA